The Brachyhypopomus gauderio isolate BG-103 chromosome 7, BGAUD_0.2, whole genome shotgun sequence genome has a window encoding:
- the LOC143519016 gene encoding uncharacterized protein LOC143519016 isoform X3, with translation MERNVILPVNSQYPETDGFEAEEPQPYLEAKLYIERMEQEEKGCQKEMCKEGPHDPLPTEGLEPLEHGVSLTVYPIRVPSINFTCATVPWDVPHAPAEPLPSGSVDEINCRDGACLDWSGVDPLLSDTPSVSQEDIIDLIPEKQLRQTDTVLQQESTVTARNKENSFRVCQPNRKMHHTQDMNENVCVTPSDEKDQAPFQDTPQTSAASADNRSGTFLEDFDQRENGVSIEDSEIQFCIFESSDALVGKNKETRDTTVEAFAEPDEVLGDAAEQDACVEHCSEDGSDGGGSPENGLCHFEEDIHWQQTKEPNLMEGCDLTHPSSIADSPDTAEQLPDFACGTRQPVEVVDYEKFKLLLNPDISQSEQLETTLNSEKLQQVKFDATLDMTSDEMVQQEQLQHAETLQESMKEDRQEEQACSGAVESSVEVELPEHTQQNEWLVRTESSEQLAWDRCSDEVGHCERSKCQEISCDVKLIGDFRQSEGSEIEPTEQSNESKMLSEIESSELSKQLDFSVEVAPLEHSNESNVFDEKETSKVSTQNQCSGETEPSHSTDADNTEQTQNNQQPQLQHNEQNEEEQQSKDQSGQTEQSLSQEQKRLTPLMDESVKPVVPYENCSTEVRSRELARRLAERLYRLQDVQRTDVVQHLDKDNDFSRAVGEEYLKFFDFTGQNLDEALRSFLMEVVLIGETQERERVLERFSSRYQQCNPDTFSSAGAVLTLTCAVMLLNTDLHGQNVGKAMSVTDFVSNLNGMNEGQNFSKDLLKSLYNSIKNHQLEWAVEEKYLVKSMSLDPESDQDVSLRSKSNPFQDIAHDKKATVFQKGFLKRKAHADIDGKRTPWGKRSWKTFYAVLKGMVLYLQKDEYRKDWQSSEEVLSIHHTLAERAQNYTKRPHVFRLQTADWRVFLFEAASTEQMNSWIGRINLVSALYSSPPFPAAVGSRRKFCRPILPATQSALTLEKQLQSHAASLQSFQEDLSTLQQGAPEGRKAKAREQEEHRQKEEYLQHEKCRYEVYVQLLEVWQRLSLSSQMADETGLTLFDQELWKGMAKEDKDDDEIDGGIKRSYSSPSLELEMAPPPIVKVRRNISERRTYRKIVIPRRNKEL, from the exons ATGGAAAGGAATGTCATTCTTCCTGTCAACTCGCAATATCCGGAAACTGATGGGTTTGAGGCAGAAGAACCCCAGCCATATTTGGAGGCCAAGCTGTACATCGAAAGGATGGAGCAGGAGGAGAAAGGATGCCAAAAAGAAATGTGTAAAGAAGGACCCCATGACCCACTGCCCACAGAAGGCCTGGAACCTTTAGAACATGGGGTATCTTTGACAGTGTACCCCATTAGGGTACCCAGCATAAATTTCACTTGTGCTACCGTGCCATGGGACGTGCCACATGCTCCTGCAGAACCCTTACCCTCAGGCTCTGTGGATGAGATTAACTGTAGAGATGGAGCTTGCTTGGATTGGAGTGGAGTTGATCCATTGCTCTCTGACACACCTTCTGTGAGCCAGGAGGATATTATTGACTTGATCCCAGAGAAGCAATTAAGACAGACAGATACTGTATTGCAGCAAGAGTCAACTGTAACtgcaagaaacaaagaaaacTCCTTTCGGGTATGTCAGCCAAACAGGAAG ATGCATCATACCCAGGACATGAATGAAAATGTATGCGTGACACCATCAGATGAGAAGGACCAAGCACCATTTCAAG ACACTCCACAGACATCAGCAGCCAGTGCTGATAACAGATCTGGGACATTTTTGGAGGATTTTGATCAAAGAGAAAATGGTGTCAGCATAGAGGATTCAGAGATACAGTTTTGTATTTTTGAGAGTTCAGATGCTCTGGTAgggaaaaacaaagaaacaaggGACACGACAGTGGAAGCTTTTGCTGAGCCAGATGAAGTGCTGGGAGATGCAGCAGAACAGGACGCATGCGTAGAGCACTGCTCGGAGGACGGCAGTGACGGTGGTGGTAGCCCTGAAAATGGTCTGTGTCATTTTGAAGAAGACATACATTGGCAGCAAACAAAGGAGCCTAACCTAATGGAAGGGTGCGATCTAACGCATCCATCCAGCATTGCAGACTCACCGGATACGGCAGAGCAGCTACCTGACTTTGCCTGTGGTACTAGGCAACCAGTAGAGGTGGTAGATTATGAAAAGTTTAAACTTTTGCTCAATCCAGACATATCACAATCAGAACAGTTAGAGACAACATTAAATTCTGAAAAGTTACAGCAGGTCAAATTTGATGCAACACTGGATATGACCAGTGATGAGATGGTACAGCAGGAGCAATTACAACATGCAGAAACTTTGCAAGAATCCATGAAGGAAGACAGGCAAGAGGAACAAGCATGTAGTGGGGCTGTAGAAAGTTCAGTTGAAGTGGAActtcctgaacacacacaacaaaatgaaTGGCTAGTGAGGACCGAATCCTCAGAGCAGTTAGCATGGGACAGATGTTCAGATGAGGTAGGACACTGTGAACGGTCAAAATGTCAAGAAATTTCATGTGATGTGAAGCTTATTGGTGACTTCAGACAGTCAGAAGGCTCTGAGATAGAACCCACAGAACAGTCAAATGAATCAAAAATGTTGAGCGAGATAGAATCTTCTGAGCTGTCAAAACAATTAGATTTTTCTGTTGAGGTCGCACCCTTGGAACATTCGAATGAATCCAATGTTTTCGACGAGAAAGAAACTTCTAAAGTTTCAACACAAAATCAATGCTCTGGTGAGACAGAGCCCTCACATAGCACAGATGCAGAcaacacagagcaaacacaaaacaatcaaCAACCCCAGCTGCAGCACAATGAACAGAATGAAGAGGAACAGCAAAGTAAAGACCAGTCAGGACAGACAGAACAATCACTGTCGCAAGAACAAAAGAGACTGACTCcactgatggatgagtctgtaAAACCTGTAGTTCCATATGAGAACTGCAGCACAGAGGTTAGAAGCAGGGAGCTGGCTCGCAGACTTGCTGAGAGACTCTACAGGCTTCAGGATGTTCAGCGTACAGATGTGGTCCAACATCTGGACAAAGA CAATGACTTCAGTCGTGCTGTTGGTGAGGAGTACCTTAAGTTCTTCGACTTCACAGGCCAAAACTTGGACGAAGCTCTTCG GTCCTTTCTAATGGAGGTGGTTCTGATTGGCGAGACTCAGGAGAGGGAGCGGGTCCTGGAACGTTTCTCAAGCCGCTACCAGCAGTGCAACCCTGACACATTCTCTTCAGCCGGGGCAGTGCTCACACTCACCTGTGCTGTGATGCTGCTTAACACAGACCTGCATGGACAG AATGTTGGCAAAGCCATGTCTGTCACTGACTTTGTGTCTAACCTGAATGGGATGAATGAAGGACAAAATTTCAGTAAAGACTTGTTAAAG TCACTTTACAACTCAATCAAGAATCACCAGCTTGAGTGGGCAGT TGAGGAGAAGTATTTGGTCAAATCAATGAGCTTGGACCCGGAGTCTGATCAGGATGTGTCTCTTCGCTCAAAGAGCAACCCCTTCCAGGACATTGCTCATGACAAGAAGGCTACTGTGTTCCAGAAAGGCTTCCTGAAGCGGAAAGCACATGCAGACATAGATGGCAAGCGCA CTCCTTGGGGAAAGAGAAGTTGGAAGACTTTTTATGCAGTACTTAAAGGAATGGTCCTCTACTTACAGAAG GATGAATATCGGAAGGACTGGCAGAGCTCCGAAGAGGTGCTCAGCATTCATCACACCCTGGCGGAAAGAGCGCAGAACTACACCAAGAGACCTCATGTATTCCGCCTGCAAACTGCTGACTGGAGAGTCTTCCTCTTTGAGGCAGC GTCAACAGAGCAGATGAACTCGTGGATTGGCCGAATAAACCTGGTGTCTGCTTTATACTCATCTCCTCCATTTCCTGCTGCTGTGGGCTCTCGGAGGAAGTTTTGCAGGCCCATCCTACCTGCAACTCAGTCTGCACTCACTCTG GAGAAGCAGCTGCAGTCTCACGCTGCCTCGCTGCAGTCCTTTCAAGAGGATCTGagcactctacagcagggggcgccagaAGGCCGTAAGGCCAAAGCCagagaacaggaggagcacagacagaaagaggagTACCTACAACATGAG AAATGTCGTTATGAGGTGTATGTTCAACTACTGGAGGTCTGGCAGAGGCTAAGTTTGTCTTCTCAAATGGCTGATGAGACAGGCCTAACTTTGTTTGACCAGGAACTTTGGAAAGGAATGGCCAAGGAAGACAAGGATGATGATGAGATCGATGGAGGGATTAAGAGATCTTACTCCAGTCCATCTCTTGAGCTGGAGATGGCTCCTCCGCCGATTGTGAAAGTCAGACGTAATATCTCAGAGAGACGGACATATCGTAAGATTGTTATTCCCCGACGTAACAAGGAACTATGA